Proteins encoded by one window of Micromonospora coxensis:
- the smc gene encoding chromosome segregation protein SMC, whose translation MHLKSLTVKGFKSFASATTLKLEPGITCVVGPNGSGKSNVVDAIAWVLGEQGAKALRGGKMEDVIFAGTAGRAPLGRAEVTLTIDNTDGALPIEYTEVSITRRMFRSGESEYEINGDSCRLLDIQELLSDSGIGREMHIIVGQGRLDGMLHAKPEDRRAFIEEAAGVLKHRKRKEKALRKLDAMQTNLNRLTDLTAELRRQLKPLGRQAEVARRAAAIQANLRDARLRLLADDLHTLRTTLDKEIADETALRERREQVEAEHTEVQGRLAELEAALAEDAPLLAAAQDTWYKLSALQERFRSIEQLARERLRHLSATGDDERTGRDPDQLEAESQRVREQEEELRAALTEDQVRLAEAVEQRQELERQLAAAERELVAAAKAIADRREGLARLTGQVNSARARTTSAGEEIDRLAAAHTDALARAEKAQADLDAVAAQSTEADRDNAELDERHAEAVAVHEKAQAAVRSLSDAERAAEKDAATWKAREEALALGLRRKDGAGALLARAGEVPGLLGSLAGLLTVAPGHEAALAAALGGLADAVAVSGVDEAVEAMRLLKISDAGRAGLLVGSPAGPGMDGSADALRPKLPEHARWAPDLVECAAEIRPAVHRALRDVALVDDLAAAAELVAANPELRAVTPDGDVVGAYAAAGGSAKAPSYIEVQAAVEEARANRLAAERTSAELRDQLVDARAEVATAKEAVQHAAAAKREAESHRNAAARRLAELGAAARSAKAETDRLGESRARAEAARERDLTALAELEERLRLAEATPIDAEPSTEERDQLAAMVPRARQNEMEVRLAVRTAEERVASIAGRADSLARQATAERAARERAAARRAARARGATIARAVVGGAREALTRLTGSIAAAEEHRDAVARERAAREAELSEVRGAAKRLGAELERLTSQVHRDEVARAEQRLRIEQLEAKAAEDFGLDVETLVAEYGPNQPVPPTQADVAAAERDGLPVPEPVRYERPVQEKRAAKAERELALLGKVNPLALEEFAALEERFKFLSEQLEDLKATRRDLLTVVKDVDDRILEVFASAFEDTAREFEQVFTVLFPGGEGRLILTDPEDLLTTGVEVEARPPGKKIKRLSLLSGGERSLTAVAMLVAIFRARPSPFYIMDEVEAALDDVNLGRLITLLAQLREKSQLIVITHQKRTMEIADALYGVTMRSGVTQVISQRLNRADEDERQEND comes from the coding sequence GTGCATCTCAAGAGCCTGACGGTGAAGGGGTTCAAGTCCTTCGCCTCCGCGACGACCCTCAAGCTGGAGCCGGGGATCACCTGCGTGGTGGGCCCGAACGGCTCCGGCAAGTCCAACGTCGTCGACGCCATCGCCTGGGTGCTGGGCGAGCAGGGCGCCAAGGCGCTGCGCGGCGGCAAGATGGAGGACGTCATCTTCGCCGGCACCGCCGGCCGCGCGCCGTTGGGCCGCGCGGAGGTCACCCTCACCATCGACAACACCGACGGCGCGCTGCCGATCGAGTACACCGAGGTCTCCATCACCCGCCGGATGTTCCGCTCCGGCGAGAGCGAGTACGAGATCAACGGCGACTCCTGCCGGCTGCTCGACATCCAGGAGCTGCTGTCGGACTCCGGCATCGGCCGGGAGATGCACATCATCGTCGGCCAGGGCCGCCTGGACGGCATGCTGCACGCCAAGCCGGAGGACCGGCGGGCGTTCATCGAGGAGGCGGCCGGCGTCCTCAAGCACCGCAAGCGCAAGGAGAAGGCGCTGCGGAAGCTCGACGCGATGCAGACCAACCTCAACCGGCTCACCGACCTCACCGCCGAGCTACGCCGCCAGCTCAAGCCGCTGGGCCGGCAGGCCGAGGTGGCCCGGCGCGCCGCCGCCATCCAGGCCAACCTGCGCGACGCCCGGCTGCGGCTGCTCGCCGACGACCTGCACACCCTGCGCACCACCCTGGACAAGGAGATCGCCGACGAGACCGCGCTGCGGGAGCGCCGCGAGCAGGTCGAGGCGGAACACACCGAGGTGCAGGGCCGGCTGGCCGAGCTGGAGGCGGCCCTCGCCGAGGACGCGCCGTTGCTGGCCGCCGCCCAGGACACCTGGTACAAGCTCTCCGCCCTGCAGGAGCGGTTCCGCTCCATCGAGCAGCTCGCCCGGGAGCGGCTGCGCCACCTCAGCGCCACCGGCGACGACGAGCGCACCGGCCGCGACCCGGACCAGCTGGAGGCCGAGTCGCAGCGGGTCCGCGAGCAGGAGGAGGAGCTGCGCGCCGCGCTCACCGAGGACCAGGTCCGCCTCGCCGAGGCGGTCGAGCAGCGGCAGGAGCTGGAACGGCAGCTCGCCGCCGCCGAGCGGGAGCTGGTCGCCGCCGCCAAGGCCATCGCCGACCGGCGCGAGGGGCTGGCCCGGCTCACCGGGCAGGTCAACTCGGCGCGGGCCCGCACCACCAGCGCGGGCGAGGAGATCGACCGGCTCGCCGCCGCGCACACCGACGCGCTGGCCCGGGCCGAGAAGGCGCAGGCCGACCTGGACGCGGTGGCCGCCCAGTCCACCGAGGCGGACCGGGACAACGCCGAACTCGACGAGCGGCACGCCGAGGCGGTCGCCGTCCACGAGAAGGCGCAGGCGGCCGTCCGGTCCCTCAGCGACGCCGAGCGGGCCGCCGAGAAGGACGCCGCCACCTGGAAGGCCCGCGAGGAGGCGCTCGCCCTCGGCCTGCGCCGCAAGGACGGCGCGGGTGCGCTGCTCGCCCGCGCCGGCGAGGTGCCCGGCCTGCTCGGCAGCCTCGCCGGGCTGCTCACCGTCGCCCCCGGCCACGAGGCGGCGCTCGCCGCCGCGCTCGGCGGGCTCGCCGACGCGGTCGCGGTCAGCGGGGTGGACGAGGCCGTCGAGGCGATGCGGCTGCTGAAGATCTCCGACGCCGGCCGGGCCGGGCTGTTGGTCGGCAGCCCCGCCGGCCCCGGCATGGACGGCAGCGCGGACGCGCTGCGCCCGAAGCTGCCCGAGCACGCCCGCTGGGCCCCGGATCTGGTCGAGTGCGCCGCCGAGATCCGCCCGGCGGTGCACCGCGCGCTGCGTGACGTGGCGCTCGTCGACGACCTCGCCGCCGCGGCCGAGCTGGTCGCCGCCAACCCGGAGCTGCGCGCGGTCACCCCCGACGGCGACGTGGTCGGGGCGTACGCGGCGGCCGGCGGGTCGGCGAAGGCGCCCAGCTACATCGAGGTGCAGGCCGCCGTCGAGGAGGCCCGCGCCAACCGGCTCGCCGCCGAGCGGACCAGCGCCGAGCTGCGCGACCAGCTCGTCGACGCGCGGGCCGAGGTGGCCACGGCCAAGGAGGCGGTGCAGCACGCCGCCGCCGCCAAGCGGGAGGCGGAGAGCCACCGCAACGCCGCCGCCCGCCGGCTGGCCGAGCTGGGCGCCGCCGCCCGCTCGGCGAAGGCGGAGACCGACCGGCTCGGCGAGTCCCGGGCCCGCGCCGAGGCGGCCCGGGAACGGGACCTGACCGCCCTGGCGGAGCTGGAGGAGCGGCTGCGGCTGGCCGAGGCCACCCCGATCGACGCCGAGCCCTCCACCGAGGAACGCGACCAACTCGCCGCGATGGTGCCCCGGGCCCGGCAGAACGAGATGGAGGTCCGGCTCGCGGTGCGTACCGCCGAGGAGCGGGTGGCCTCCATCGCCGGCCGGGCCGACTCGCTGGCGCGGCAGGCGACCGCCGAGCGCGCCGCCCGGGAGCGGGCCGCCGCCCGGCGGGCCGCGCGGGCCCGGGGCGCGACGATCGCCCGGGCGGTGGTCGGCGGGGCCCGCGAGGCGCTCACCCGGCTCACCGGGTCCATCGCCGCGGCCGAGGAGCACCGCGACGCCGTGGCGCGTGAACGCGCCGCCCGCGAGGCCGAGCTGTCCGAGGTACGCGGCGCGGCGAAGCGACTCGGCGCGGAGCTGGAGCGGCTCACCAGCCAGGTGCACCGGGACGAGGTGGCCCGCGCCGAACAGCGGCTGCGCATCGAGCAGTTGGAGGCCAAGGCCGCCGAGGACTTCGGACTGGACGTGGAGACCCTGGTCGCCGAGTACGGCCCGAACCAGCCCGTCCCGCCCACCCAGGCGGACGTCGCGGCGGCCGAACGCGACGGCCTGCCGGTGCCCGAGCCGGTCCGCTACGAGCGCCCGGTGCAGGAGAAGCGCGCCGCCAAGGCGGAACGGGAGCTGGCCCTGCTCGGCAAGGTCAACCCGCTCGCGCTGGAGGAGTTCGCCGCGCTGGAGGAGCGCTTCAAGTTCCTCTCCGAGCAGCTGGAGGACCTCAAGGCCACCCGCCGTGACCTGCTCACCGTGGTCAAGGACGTCGACGACCGGATCCTGGAGGTGTTCGCCAGCGCGTTCGAAGACACCGCCCGGGAGTTCGAGCAGGTCTTCACCGTGCTCTTCCCCGGCGGCGAGGGCCGGCTGATCCTCACCGACCCGGAGGACCTGCTCACCACCGGGGTCGAGGTCGAGGCGCGGCCCCCGGGCAAGAAGATCAAGCGGCTGTCGCTGCTCTCCGGCGGGGAGCGCTCGCTGACCGCGGTGGCGATGCTGGTGGCGATCTTCCGCGCCCGGCCCAG